From the Gramella sp. Hel_I_59 genome, one window contains:
- a CDS encoding response regulator, with amino-acid sequence MFKKVLVAEDMDSINHAVAFILKDLKIAQVDHAQYCDKAWLLAKKAIQEGKPYDLLICDLSFKPDYREEKLTSGKELISALKLEDPQLKVIVNSIEDHPQTVRELWASGNIDAYVCKDRSGLKELKEAILNLNEGENYNSPSIEKILNQNNVLTLNDFEINIVKYLANGFTQDEIQKELKDKNIRPSSKSAIEKRLKELRDEFRANTNPHLISIMKDLQLI; translated from the coding sequence ATGTTTAAAAAAGTTCTGGTTGCTGAAGATATGGACAGTATAAATCATGCTGTCGCTTTTATTTTGAAAGATTTGAAAATTGCACAGGTAGATCACGCGCAATATTGTGATAAAGCTTGGCTTCTGGCAAAAAAAGCCATTCAGGAAGGCAAACCTTATGATCTTCTAATTTGTGATCTTTCCTTCAAACCAGATTACCGGGAAGAAAAACTGACTTCCGGAAAAGAACTGATCTCGGCATTAAAACTCGAAGATCCTCAACTTAAAGTTATCGTGAACTCGATAGAAGACCATCCTCAAACGGTCAGAGAACTCTGGGCAAGCGGAAATATAGATGCCTATGTTTGCAAAGACCGTAGTGGATTAAAAGAATTGAAAGAGGCGATTCTGAATTTGAATGAAGGTGAAAATTATAATTCTCCGTCAATCGAAAAGATCCTTAACCAGAATAATGTGCTTACTTTAAATGATTTCGAGATAAATATTGTGAAATATCTGGCAAATGGTTTTACCCAGGACGAAATTCAAAAGGAATTAAAAGATAAGAATATCAGGCCAAGTAGTAAAAGTGCGATCGAAAAAAGGCTGAAGGAATTAAGGGATGAATTTAGAGCGAATACGAATCCGCATTTAATATCTATCATGAAGGATCTACAATTAATCTAA
- a CDS encoding ATP-binding protein, whose product MQISKYFLIYLCICLSLTACDQASDNSSEEIEPGSGEYYFQQGLKSKLPAEMLANFKYGLTSSRIDNDTVHLKLLDGVIYSFNQLRYYDSSLVYSSKMIDQSRIYENIHFEATGFYRKAIIHRSLNDYKEYFRNAFISRKLHLMDGDSAKAGRRTIEMADAQSRLTDYTGAQQTAAEALKLLDPIDSTYFSTAYNIIATAYRNQGFQSDAIREWRNALAFAANIKDSLSNLNNIALSLQDQKNYDEAIAVFKSILRRSDSTNILSKARFLDNLAYTRWLQDSTANMEVELLEARNIRLLNNGKNGLLASYDHLANYYRNSDENISKLYADSLLLTARELNSKSAQLNAIEKLIQLSPLESIKELSTRYIQLSDSIRTESIQAKNMFAKITFDEEQKELEIDQLQDQTALQAIEKEQLQDQIIILSLGSLLVLVSGGFGFYYLRQRHTRDKIREAHRTESRISKKIHDELANDVYNVMSSMDTIATNMLMDKLENIYNRTRNISRENSSIPTGPDFLPHLLSTLSSSLPADARLILRGENSINWKSLSPEKKIILYRVLQEIMINMNKHSEASLVAIVFSEENKNLQVQYSDNGIGTSRQSLKAGNGFLNMENRILSIKGKLNFETEQEKGLKVLIQVPI is encoded by the coding sequence ATGCAAATTTCAAAGTATTTTCTGATCTACCTCTGTATTTGTCTAAGCCTGACCGCTTGTGACCAGGCTTCTGATAACAGTTCAGAAGAAATCGAACCTGGCAGCGGAGAATATTATTTTCAGCAAGGATTAAAATCAAAGTTGCCAGCAGAAATGCTTGCTAATTTTAAATATGGTCTGACCTCTTCCAGGATCGACAATGATACAGTGCATCTCAAGTTATTGGATGGCGTTATCTATAGCTTTAATCAATTAAGGTATTATGACAGCTCTCTGGTCTATTCCTCAAAAATGATCGATCAATCCAGGATCTATGAAAATATTCATTTTGAAGCCACAGGTTTTTACCGTAAAGCTATTATTCATCGCTCTCTAAACGATTATAAAGAATATTTTAGAAATGCATTTATCTCCAGAAAATTACACCTTATGGATGGAGATTCTGCGAAGGCAGGGCGCAGAACTATAGAAATGGCTGATGCACAAAGCAGATTAACAGATTATACCGGAGCTCAACAAACTGCTGCTGAAGCCCTCAAACTACTGGATCCCATTGACTCCACTTACTTTAGTACCGCTTACAACATTATTGCAACAGCATATCGTAACCAGGGTTTCCAAAGTGATGCCATACGTGAATGGAGAAACGCTCTTGCATTTGCTGCTAATATCAAAGACAGCTTAAGTAATCTTAACAATATTGCACTTTCTCTTCAGGATCAAAAGAATTACGATGAAGCCATAGCTGTTTTTAAAAGCATCCTGCGTAGATCTGATTCAACGAATATTCTCTCTAAGGCCAGATTCTTAGATAATCTGGCTTACACCAGGTGGTTGCAGGATTCTACCGCTAATATGGAAGTTGAATTGCTGGAAGCAAGGAATATAAGGCTTCTAAATAATGGCAAAAATGGCCTGCTCGCCAGTTATGATCATCTGGCGAATTATTACCGGAATAGTGATGAGAATATTTCAAAACTCTATGCAGATAGCCTGCTTCTTACTGCGAGGGAACTCAATAGTAAATCGGCTCAATTAAATGCCATAGAAAAATTGATCCAGCTATCGCCGTTGGAATCGATCAAAGAACTATCAACACGCTATATTCAGCTGAGTGATAGCATACGTACGGAAAGTATTCAGGCAAAAAATATGTTCGCTAAAATTACATTTGACGAAGAACAGAAAGAATTAGAGATCGATCAATTACAGGATCAAACTGCTCTACAGGCTATAGAGAAAGAGCAACTGCAGGACCAGATTATCATATTATCATTAGGAAGTTTACTGGTCTTAGTTAGTGGTGGATTCGGCTTCTATTACTTAAGACAAAGACATACCAGGGATAAAATTCGCGAAGCGCATCGTACAGAATCCAGGATTTCCAAAAAAATCCACGATGAACTGGCAAACGATGTCTACAATGTTATGAGCAGTATGGATACGATTGCAACCAATATGCTCATGGATAAGCTGGAAAATATCTATAACCGGACACGTAATATTTCCAGGGAAAATAGCAGTATTCCAACAGGACCAGATTTCCTTCCCCATTTACTCTCCACGCTTAGTTCCAGTTTACCAGCAGATGCCAGACTAATTCTTCGTGGGGAAAACAGCATCAACTGGAAAAGCTTAAGCCCGGAGAAAAAGATCATTCTTTACCGTGTTCTTCAGGAGATCATGATTAATATGAACAAGCATAGTGAAGCCAGTTTGGTAGCTATTGTATTTTCCGAAGAAAACAAAAATTTACAGGTTCAATATTCTGATAATGGAATAGGTACTTCACGTCAAAGTCTGAAAGCCGGTAATGGTTTTCTTAATATGGAAAACCGTATTCTTTCTATCAAAGGAAAACTTAATTTTGAAACTGAACAGGAAAAAGGATTGAAGGTTTTAATCCAGGTTCCCATATAA
- a CDS encoding YitT family protein codes for MIKRFLQANLVWEIGQLALAVFLASLGLKAFLLPNGFLDGGVTGISILLSKLTGIEISIILPIISIPFFVIGWFTISRKTVIRSIISVLVLSLIIHFENFQSITDDKLLISIFGGLFLGAGIGLAIKNGSVLDGSEILGIFLNEKTGISIGLIIFWFNVVLFLLASLLFSIEVAMYSVLTYIITAKTIDLILEGFEDYVGLMIVTEKSKEMQIALLKNIGQGLTIYNGSKGYGSQGEKQDLKIIHTVVNRIDTKKAYRILHEVDTDAFVIEFDVNRVSGGVLRKYLTRSKQRELSPTLFRNNEIDI; via the coding sequence ATGATAAAAAGATTTTTACAGGCAAATTTGGTTTGGGAAATTGGTCAGCTGGCACTCGCAGTTTTTCTGGCCAGCCTTGGACTAAAAGCTTTTTTGCTTCCTAACGGCTTTCTTGATGGCGGAGTAACCGGAATTTCAATTCTACTAAGCAAACTCACAGGGATAGAAATTTCTATTATTCTGCCAATCATTAGTATCCCATTCTTTGTGATAGGCTGGTTTACCATCTCACGAAAAACTGTGATACGGTCAATCATTTCAGTACTTGTACTTTCCCTCATCATTCATTTCGAGAACTTTCAATCCATAACAGATGACAAATTGCTTATTTCCATATTCGGCGGTTTATTTCTGGGTGCAGGAATTGGCCTGGCTATAAAGAATGGCTCTGTTCTGGACGGGAGCGAGATCCTGGGTATTTTCCTCAATGAAAAAACAGGAATTTCCATTGGTCTTATCATTTTCTGGTTCAATGTGGTGCTTTTTTTACTGGCTAGTTTACTATTCTCGATCGAGGTCGCCATGTACTCTGTGTTAACCTATATTATTACTGCAAAAACTATAGACCTAATTCTGGAAGGCTTCGAGGATTATGTCGGACTCATGATCGTTACTGAAAAATCTAAAGAAATGCAGATCGCTTTGCTTAAGAATATAGGTCAGGGATTAACGATCTATAACGGTAGTAAAGGTTACGGAAGTCAGGGAGAAAAGCAGGATCTAAAGATTATCCATACGGTTGTAAACAGGATAGACACCAAAAAAGCATACAGAATTTTGCATGAGGTGGATACGGATGCTTTTGTTATAGAATTTGATGTAAATAGGGTTTCTGGAGGCGTTCTTCGGAAATATTTAACCAGAAGTAAACAAAGAGAGCTCTCCCCTACTTTGTTTAGGAATAATGAGATCGATATTTGA
- a CDS encoding Lacal_2735 family protein — protein MFGLFKKKSEVEKLNLKYKQLLEEAHRLSTSNRKLSDDKMHEANEILKEIDKIKSAEKGN, from the coding sequence ATGTTCGGTTTATTTAAAAAGAAATCTGAAGTTGAAAAATTAAATTTAAAGTACAAACAACTTCTTGAGGAAGCTCATCGCTTATCTACTAGTAATAGAAAATTGAGTGACGATAAAATGCATGAAGCGAATGAAATTTTGAAAGAAATTGATAAGATAAAATCAGCAGAAAAAGGTAACTGA
- a CDS encoding dimethylsulfonioproprionate lyase family protein: MISNNYNYILSTIFFLSSITFSYAQKVPDFINPKDLKNVKFKCLEESEVYSEEEQKYIDILWDESLQYLKAYAVALTTSPNGSSCIDSDVATYETVDGISQLCVMERRDMQLMVKNIYQILHNSEAAKACFAARGNVDWLYSPGGKLEARSEVAKWLDRTTFQEFFETKVSDPDVKAKGYTFSENFYKMVTGEKVKTPRNFPYDVSARSLPNLWASVGWFPMYAEESDRNQKNSANVRGGYAYAEILGHWGLLRIEEINGQKVGAEVGMTVQAVNTLYPYHNHATSELYYTMRQPSCVNQFKTFAIRDTNEKLTTISENENERVVQFDTGMPDEFRMWTTSSYDRDPLVYFYENTIHAFEIDGDCEEDPEENALVSIWARSDAHEKLNDYGTTKLCECAEEPGKPAARGEKIQCQLTKLKY; the protein is encoded by the coding sequence ATGATAAGCAACAATTATAATTATATCCTGAGTACGATCTTCTTTCTTAGTTCCATCACCTTCAGTTATGCTCAGAAAGTTCCTGATTTTATCAATCCCAAAGATCTGAAAAATGTAAAATTTAAATGCCTGGAAGAATCTGAAGTGTATTCCGAAGAGGAACAAAAGTATATCGATATTTTATGGGATGAATCCCTGCAATATCTTAAAGCCTATGCGGTGGCTTTAACGACCTCTCCAAATGGAAGTTCGTGTATTGACTCAGACGTGGCAACTTATGAAACTGTAGATGGAATTAGTCAGTTATGTGTGATGGAGCGTCGCGATATGCAATTAATGGTCAAAAACATCTACCAAATCCTGCACAATTCTGAAGCTGCAAAAGCATGCTTCGCTGCCAGAGGAAATGTTGACTGGCTCTATAGTCCCGGCGGTAAACTGGAGGCAAGGTCTGAAGTCGCAAAATGGCTTGACAGGACTACTTTTCAAGAATTTTTTGAAACTAAAGTTAGCGATCCAGATGTGAAAGCTAAAGGTTATACCTTCTCTGAGAATTTCTACAAAATGGTGACCGGTGAAAAGGTGAAGACTCCTCGAAATTTCCCTTATGATGTAAGTGCCAGATCACTACCAAATCTTTGGGCATCTGTAGGCTGGTTCCCAATGTATGCTGAAGAAAGTGACAGGAATCAAAAAAATTCCGCAAATGTAAGAGGTGGATATGCTTATGCTGAAATTCTGGGACATTGGGGATTGTTACGTATTGAAGAGATTAACGGACAAAAAGTTGGTGCAGAGGTTGGAATGACCGTTCAGGCTGTAAACACTCTATATCCATACCATAACCACGCTACTTCTGAATTGTATTATACGATGCGCCAGCCATCCTGTGTAAATCAATTTAAAACTTTTGCCATCAGGGATACTAACGAAAAGTTGACAACCATTTCAGAAAATGAAAATGAACGAGTTGTTCAGTTTGATACGGGAATGCCTGATGAATTCAGGATGTGGACCACTTCATCGTATGATCGGGATCCCTTAGTTTACTTTTACGAAAACACTATTCATGCATTCGAAATTGACGGGGACTGTGAAGAAGATCCGGAAGAAAATGCGCTGGTATCCATATGGGCACGTTCTGATGCTCATGAAAAGCTCAATGACTACGGAACTACAAAGTTGTGTGAATGTGCTGAAGAACCTGGCAAACCAGCCGCCAGAGGTGAAAAAATACAATGTCAGCTAACAAAGCTGAAGTATTAG
- a CDS encoding FdhF/YdeP family oxidoreductase, translating into MEKKIDRNVNHRGPVNFQELEFKDPVTHAAGKLGIRETVKHTFKEMGVVDSMRALFTINQQDGFDCPSCAWPDPEHPSKIGEYCENGAKALADEATHSHIDAAFFQKYSVEELSELSDFQLNKFGRLIEPLVLREGSIHYESISWQDAFELISEELRGLDSPNEAIFYTSGRSSNEAAFLYGMFVRAYGTNNMPDCSNMCHESSGVALDETLGIGKGSTKLEDFYEAEVVMIAGQNPGTNHPRMLSALEKCKENGGYIIAINPLEETGLVNFKNPKNVKGLIGGGEDIADLHLAVNINQDIPLVKLILKRLAEKDALDHTVFDHEFLKEYTQGYAELINDLKSFNEDELLALTGVSNEKINQAVEVLAKKTKIIVCWAMGLTQHKNGVETIREYVNLLLLKGAIGKENAGTCPVRGHSNVQGDRSVGIMHFVDEDLNERIKEHMGFNPPTEKGIDVVESMEAMHDGKASVFIALGGNFLMAASDTDYTAQALNNCKLTVQISTKLNRSHLVTGKKALILPTFGRSEKDEKNGNPRFLTMESSMGRIRQSKGLLKPASSNIMSEPEIIGNLGHTFFKGNHPVEWKAMGEDYELIREKIDLVAKGFEKTSERSKGFGYYLPNNARHRDFSMLPNGKAQITLNKLPDHQLQEDELMLMTIRSHDQFNTTIYGLDDRYRGVYNERRVIFINEKDMEKRNLKKFEIVNLTSTYDGKKRTAYKFKVLPYKIPAGNIAAYFPETNPLVPYNHFAERSNTPISKSVKIRIEKDS; encoded by the coding sequence ATGGAAAAGAAAATTGATAGAAACGTAAATCACAGAGGACCGGTTAATTTTCAGGAACTTGAATTTAAAGATCCAGTTACCCATGCTGCAGGAAAACTGGGGATTAGAGAAACCGTAAAGCATACCTTCAAAGAAATGGGCGTGGTAGATTCTATGCGGGCTCTCTTCACCATCAATCAGCAGGATGGTTTTGATTGTCCTAGCTGTGCCTGGCCAGATCCTGAACATCCTTCCAAAATCGGAGAATATTGCGAGAACGGAGCAAAAGCGCTGGCAGATGAAGCGACGCATAGTCATATTGATGCCGCTTTCTTTCAGAAATATTCAGTTGAAGAACTTTCAGAATTAAGTGATTTTCAGTTAAATAAATTCGGCCGACTTATAGAACCACTGGTTTTACGTGAAGGCAGCATTCATTACGAAAGCATTTCCTGGCAGGATGCCTTTGAATTAATTTCCGAAGAATTGCGCGGTTTAGATTCTCCAAACGAAGCTATTTTCTATACTTCTGGTCGTTCCAGTAATGAAGCTGCCTTTCTATACGGAATGTTTGTTCGAGCTTACGGAACTAACAATATGCCAGATTGCAGCAATATGTGCCATGAATCTAGCGGAGTCGCCCTTGACGAAACCTTGGGGATTGGAAAAGGAAGTACCAAACTAGAAGATTTTTATGAAGCCGAAGTGGTGATGATCGCGGGGCAAAATCCTGGAACCAATCATCCAAGAATGTTGTCTGCACTGGAAAAGTGCAAAGAAAACGGAGGTTATATAATTGCTATAAATCCATTAGAAGAGACAGGACTGGTTAATTTTAAAAATCCCAAAAACGTAAAAGGATTGATTGGCGGCGGAGAAGATATTGCCGACTTGCATTTAGCGGTAAATATCAACCAGGATATTCCTTTGGTAAAGTTGATACTCAAACGTCTTGCTGAAAAAGATGCTTTAGACCATACAGTTTTTGATCATGAATTTTTAAAGGAATACACCCAGGGATATGCTGAATTAATAAACGACCTGAAATCTTTTAATGAAGATGAATTACTGGCATTAACGGGAGTTTCTAATGAAAAAATTAATCAAGCCGTAGAGGTGCTTGCAAAGAAGACCAAAATTATTGTCTGTTGGGCCATGGGACTTACTCAACATAAAAATGGAGTGGAGACCATTCGGGAATACGTGAACCTATTGCTTCTAAAAGGGGCTATTGGGAAAGAAAATGCCGGTACCTGTCCCGTGCGCGGGCATAGTAATGTACAGGGAGATAGAAGTGTGGGGATAATGCACTTTGTAGATGAAGATCTCAACGAGCGCATTAAGGAACATATGGGATTCAATCCGCCAACAGAAAAAGGGATCGATGTTGTAGAATCTATGGAGGCAATGCACGACGGAAAGGCCAGTGTTTTCATCGCTTTGGGAGGTAATTTCTTGATGGCCGCTTCAGATACTGATTATACCGCACAGGCACTCAATAATTGTAAGCTAACAGTCCAAATTAGTACGAAGTTAAACCGCTCGCATTTAGTTACAGGGAAAAAAGCATTGATTCTGCCTACTTTCGGAAGGTCTGAAAAAGACGAGAAAAATGGTAATCCTCGTTTCCTGACTATGGAAAGTAGTATGGGGAGAATTAGACAATCTAAAGGGCTTTTAAAACCTGCGTCCAGCAATATTATGAGCGAGCCTGAAATTATCGGGAATCTAGGTCATACTTTCTTCAAAGGAAATCATCCGGTAGAATGGAAAGCAATGGGAGAAGATTACGAACTTATTCGGGAAAAAATCGATCTGGTAGCAAAAGGATTTGAGAAGACCAGTGAGCGATCTAAAGGTTTTGGATATTACCTTCCTAACAATGCGCGGCACAGAGATTTTAGTATGTTGCCGAATGGCAAAGCACAGATCACCTTAAACAAACTTCCAGACCACCAGTTACAGGAAGATGAATTGATGTTGATGACCATTAGAAGTCATGACCAGTTTAATACCACTATTTATGGCTTAGACGATAGGTATCGCGGAGTATATAATGAGCGCCGGGTTATATTTATAAATGAAAAGGATATGGAGAAGCGCAATTTGAAGAAATTCGAAATTGTGAACTTAACCAGCACCTATGACGGCAAGAAAAGAACCGCCTACAAATTTAAGGTGCTGCCTTATAAGATCCCAGCTGGTAATATCGCAGCATATTTCCCTGAAACCAATCCTTTAGTTCCTTACAACCATTTTGCAGAGCGTAGTAATACGCCCATTAGCAAATCTGTAAAGATTCGAATTGAAAAGGATAGTTAA
- a CDS encoding molybdenum cofactor guanylyltransferase — MIRKKAIEVFILAGGESRRMGTDKGLLNFKGTPMILHIIKLLNKLDLKTSIISSNQEYLKFGKPLYTDIIPKKGPLGGLYTALEYSNASMVLLLACDMPSINEEAIQSLMTLAEAGKITVATDSERITPLFACYPKSLKEKVEKAILADELKMQDFITRQSHVMLDLNALENTEVLQNLNTQEQLKAAENTETDGE; from the coding sequence GTGATAAGAAAAAAAGCGATCGAGGTTTTTATACTTGCTGGAGGAGAAAGCAGAAGAATGGGAACAGATAAAGGTCTGCTCAATTTTAAAGGAACGCCCATGATCCTGCATATTATAAAGCTTCTCAATAAATTAGACTTGAAAACTAGTATTATTAGTAGTAATCAGGAATATTTAAAATTCGGTAAACCTCTGTATACCGATATTATTCCGAAGAAAGGACCACTAGGGGGATTATATACTGCTCTTGAATATTCTAATGCTTCAATGGTTCTATTGCTGGCTTGCGATATGCCTTCCATCAACGAAGAAGCAATTCAGAGTTTGATGACCTTAGCTGAAGCTGGAAAAATAACTGTGGCTACAGATTCCGAGCGAATTACTCCGCTATTTGCCTGCTACCCGAAATCTTTGAAAGAAAAAGTCGAGAAAGCTATTTTAGCTGATGAATTAAAAATGCAGGATTTTATAACCCGGCAATCCCATGTTATGTTAGATCTAAACGCACTAGAGAATACAGAGGTTCTACAGAATTTAAATACTCAAGAACAGTTAAAAGCCGCTGAAAATACAGAAACAGATGGAGAATAG
- a CDS encoding DUF2914 domain-containing protein gives MKRALVKYKKSAFGRYITRNQKYAPIIFFMGGFIFDTLTLGRIDRMYDTLVLCSHMTLVTITLYLYNVVDEERWEGSFIRRYHEYFPLAIQFFFGALSSAFVIYFFRSVSLSKTMFFFILLVLLLFANEFLKKKISNKYLQFSVYFFISFIFFAFMIPTLIREMNTFIFIISGLVSLGCTLALIMFIYSSSSATRTELSLRRLISLILSIYISINVFYYFNLIPPVPLALDTGLVAHNVRKINNEYIVTYQRNQWYVFWRKHDINFHRNEGQRVYVFTSVFAPTDLKKPIFHSWQHFDPETETWQVTDDLGFEVAGGRDSGFRGYTYKKNLREGKWKVDVITEEELVLGVVDFVIINTSEPPEVGVVKKIF, from the coding sequence ATGAAAAGAGCTCTAGTAAAATATAAGAAAAGTGCTTTTGGAAGGTACATTACTCGCAATCAAAAGTATGCTCCCATTATTTTTTTTATGGGTGGTTTTATCTTTGATACCCTAACATTAGGGAGAATAGACCGTATGTACGATACATTGGTTCTTTGTTCGCACATGACCTTAGTCACAATCACTCTTTATTTATATAATGTCGTAGATGAGGAAAGGTGGGAAGGTTCATTTATCAGGCGTTATCACGAATATTTTCCGCTAGCTATACAGTTTTTCTTTGGCGCACTTTCAAGTGCTTTTGTTATCTATTTTTTCAGGAGTGTTTCTCTGTCAAAAACTATGTTTTTCTTCATATTGCTGGTTCTGCTCTTATTTGCAAACGAGTTTCTTAAAAAGAAAATATCGAATAAATACCTTCAGTTTAGTGTTTATTTTTTTATAAGTTTCATCTTTTTTGCCTTTATGATTCCCACACTCATCAGGGAAATGAATACATTTATTTTTATCATTTCTGGACTTGTAAGTTTGGGGTGTACTTTAGCTCTTATCATGTTTATTTATAGTTCAAGCTCAGCTACACGAACGGAGTTAAGTTTACGAAGACTGATTAGTCTTATCCTTTCAATTTATATATCAATCAATGTTTTTTACTATTTCAATCTTATTCCACCAGTTCCGCTGGCATTAGATACAGGGTTGGTGGCTCATAATGTGCGAAAAATAAATAATGAGTACATAGTTACTTACCAGAGGAATCAATGGTATGTATTCTGGCGTAAACATGACATTAATTTTCATCGGAACGAAGGTCAACGAGTTTATGTATTTACTTCCGTTTTTGCACCTACAGATTTAAAAAAGCCCATATTCCATAGTTGGCAACATTTTGATCCCGAAACCGAAACATGGCAAGTAACTGATGATCTTGGCTTTGAAGTTGCCGGTGGTCGTGATAGTGGTTTTCGTGGCTATACTTATAAAAAGAACCTTAGAGAAGGTAAATGGAAAGTTGATGTGATTACTGAAGAGGAACTGGTACTGGGTGTTGTAGATTTTGTGATTATAAATACTTCTGAACCTCCTGAAGTTGGAGTGGTAAAGAAAATATTCTGA